In Oncorhynchus nerka isolate Pitt River linkage group LG21, Oner_Uvic_2.0, whole genome shotgun sequence, the following are encoded in one genomic region:
- the LOC115120707 gene encoding LOW QUALITY PROTEIN: mpv17-like protein (The sequence of the model RefSeq protein was modified relative to this genomic sequence to represent the inferred CDS: deleted 1 base in 1 codon) has protein sequence MRKAFIKHVKRFPWLTNVTLYGCLFAGGDFVHQLFSRNEKMDWRHTRNVAVVAFSFHGNFNFFWMRFLERRFPGNSVRMVVRKLFLDQTTAAPLATSVFYTGVSFLEGKEDIFQDWREKFLNTYKTGLMFWPFMQFLNFSMVPLYMRTTFTGCCAFVWATFLCFSRQSGDGTANAALAWMFTPKQDTTTEPEAEKLGPKVEQTGTKVDQTGPKLDTEGPKPENPSPKEETQTPTVKQDDQARTKEVEASLNKGAQTDTTPSQEKGPQTSTDSKMYLW, from the exons ATGAGAAAGGCATTCATCAAACACGTCAAAAGGTTTCCGTGGCTAACCAACGTAACCCTTTACGGTTGCCTTTTTGCCGGCGGGGATTTCGTTCACCAGTTGTTCTCGCGCAATGAAAAAATGGACTGGAGGCACACACGCAATGTGGCAGTGGTCGCTTTCAGTTTCCATGGCAACTTTAACTTCTTCTGGATGCGGTTTTTGGAGCGCAGATTTCCCGGGAATTCGGTCAGGATGGTTGTGCGTAAGCTTTTCTTGGACCAGACCACAGCCGCCCCTCTGGCCACTAGTGTATTCTACACAG GGGTGAGTTTCTTGGAGGGCAAAGAGGACATTTTCCAGGACTGGAGGGAGAAGTTCCTGAATACATATAAG ACTGGACTCATGTTCTGGCCATTCATGCAG ttCCTGAACTTTTCCATGGTGCCTCTGTACATGCGGACCACCTTCACAGGGTGCTGTGCCTTCGTCTGGGCCACCTTCCTGTGTTTCTCACGTCAGAGTGGGGACGGCACGGCTAACGCCGCCCTCGCATGGATGTTTACTCCAAAACAGGATACGACGACAGAGCCTGAAGCGGAGAAACTCGGGCCCAAAGTGGAACAAACAGGGACAAAAGTGGACCAGACAGGGCCCAAACTAGACACAGAAGGACCCAAACCGGAGAACCCAAGCCCCAAAGAGGAGACA CAAACACCCACTGTTAAGCAGGACGACCAAGCACGAACAAAGGAGGTGGAGGCTAGTTTGAACAAGGGCGCACAAACTGACACAACACCCAGTCAGGAGAAGGGACCACAGACAAGCACGGACTCAAAAATGTATCTCTGGTAG